Genomic DNA from Edaphobacter lichenicola:
GACTTCCGTTTCGGTGGTCAGGGGTTTGCTCTCGTTGTGGTCAGGATTATGGTTTTCTACCATGGTGAATGCGGACTCCGGGATCCAAGAGATTCCTTCCTCTAAGAGCAGCGCGTGGGCGGGAGCAATCAGCGAATCCGGGAGGGGAGGCTGGCTGCTTTCTCTATCCCCGCGACAGCTTCGGCAGGATGGAAGGAATCAGGTCTTGCAGAGGAGCTATTGCACTTGGGTCCCACACGCAATAGCTCACTGATAAAGCATAGAACTTTGCATACAGTACGTCAACAAAAGCCGGCCTCTTCGCCTGCATTTTCATCACCATGTCATGCTCGGGAGTGAAGGAAATCTTCCTGGGTCGTACCTAATTCGATGCAGAAAGTCCTGTTTTGATGCAGAGAGTATGCGCCAAACCGGGCAAAGCGCAGGGAACGAGCCTGAATCGGACTCGCCAGCCCGTCCGGCCGCATCCTCAGCCTGAAGGCGCTCTGCCCCCGCGCTATACTCGCCGAATGGACCGCCTCTGGACGCCCTGGCGCTACAGCTACATCACCCGCTCGGACCCGCAGGCCAAAAGCGGGGTTCCTGAGGCTCTCAGCGCCTGGCCCCCGACCGAGGCCCAGGACAAGCACTGCGTCTTCTGCAATATGATCGCGGCGGTCGACTACGCGGTCGATCACGGGATGGACCGGCTCGCCGCTGAAAAAGCGGCACACATCGTCTGGCGGGGGCAGACCTGCTTTATCTGCCTCAACGCCTTTCCCTACTCCACCGGACACCTGTTGCTGCTGCCGTACCAGCACCTGGACACGCTAGCTGCGCTTCCCGTCGAGGTCGCCCAGGAGCTGATGGCTCTTGCCCAGCGTTCGGAGCTGGCGCTGCGGCAGGTCTACCTTCCGGGCGGCATCAACATGGGTCTCAATCTGGGGGAGGCTGCGGGCGCCGGCATCGCCGCTCACATGCACCTTCACGCTCTGCCCCGATGGAGCGGCGATACGAACTTCATGACGGTGACGGCTGAAACCCGCGTCCTTCCTGAGGCTCTGGATGTGACCTGGGAGAAGCTTCGCACTGCCTTCTAAATTTAATACAACCAATGCTTCTCGGTCGTCGTCCTATTGACTAACAGCTTGAAGCCAGCCAGTTGGTTCTCGTTGAGGGCTCAATGCAAAATATCTCTCAGACACTCCCCGCATCCCTACGATCGGTCCCGTCCGTTGCGAAGGAAGATCGCAGCGCGCCAAAACCCGATCGCCGTCCTTATATTGTTCCCGTCCGTAAGCCCGCGACTTCGACTCGCAAATATCTTTCGCTCTTCCCTCATGAATCCGAGGACGCACGCCTTACCGGTGCAACTCGCTCTCTCTATCGCAGACTGCTCGCGTTGAATCTTCCCCGTCCGGTCGAGTCGGCAGAGCTTCCCCCGCCGCGGGAGGCAAGGGAGATGCGCATCACGGTGATTGCGCCGAAGACCGCATGAGGCTTCCGACACACCGCATCACAAAGATCAGCCAGAGATTCGTGAAGAACTTCAAAGCTGCTACATGAAAAAGACCCTGCCGCGGAGCAGGGTTTTGTATTTGGTAGGCGAACTTCAAGATTCGCCGAGATCCGAAGCTAAGAGGGCCCATCCTGAGGCGCACTGCTTGCGGCCTTGGGCGCCGCCGCATCGTGATTGCCCGGATCTCTCGATCCCGGCACCCTTGTGGCTTCGAAGCTGGTAATCTTCCACCCGCCGGAAGGCAGCCGTTGATAGACGCGCGTATAGCGGTAGGTTCCCTGAACCGCCACGCCTTCGTTGGTTCCTTCTACCTGGGCACGAGAGGTCACAATGGCGATCGAGCCGACGAGCTTCACCTGCATCTCGCCCAGATCGAGCTTCGTCAGGACGAACTTGCGGGTTCGCATCCGGTCCAGTTGTTGCATCTTGGTGTTTACCTGGCCGGTCATCGAGATGCCGATGTAATCGTCGGAGAGGAGCTTGTCCATTGCGGCGACGTCGCCCGCGAGCTGAGCCTGCCGCCACTGCTCCTCGAGCGCTTCGACCTGCCGTTTGGCATCGTGCTTCTTCTCATGCAGCGGTTGCAGGTGACCGGCAAATGCCGCAGGCGCAGGCCATCCAATCGCCATGGCCGCCAGCAACACGCCCGAGCCCATCAGCGACCTACGAATTGGACGACCAGACAAGCCCATAAGCGTACCGGATGTTAGATCGATTTACCGCGTTGAGTCAAAACCACTTTAGTCGTACGCGAGTCTCCATGCACTAGACAGAGCCACACGCAAGGAACCCCGACAGAAAAGCATCAACAGACAGCGGTCAGGTTCTCGACCTGACGTTCTTTCATCTTCTGATACAGGCCCCCGATCGCGTACTGATGAAAGTGAGGTGTTCCCCTATGATGCTCCAAGGCCGCGTCGTCGTCGTACTGCTCGTAGATAAGTACCGTGCAGGCCTCTCCTTCTACGAAGTGTGGGATGTAGCTGACGCAGCCGGACTCCTTCCTGGAAGCCGCGGTAAGGTGGCACAGAATCTCGGAGATCTCGTCACGGTCCGACTGGTCGAAGGTCATTCGCACGTTGAAACTAAGCATAATCGCCTTTTCCTCTACGCCTTCAACGCGTCTTCAAATGCCGGCAGACTCATGGTCTGGTCGCGGTCCGGGCCGGTGGAGACCATACCAATCTTCGCCCCGGACTCCTTCTCAATAAATTTCAGATAATCCTGCGCCAGCGGCGGCAGCTTGTCGAACTCGGTGATCCCCTCCGTCGAGCTGTTCCAGCCCTTGAGCCTGGTATAAACCGGCTCGATGGCGTTGTACCCCGGCATATCCGCAGGAATCAGATCGGTCAGCTTGCCGTTGACCTTGTAGCCGGTGCAGACCGGGATCTCGGCGCACTCATCCATCACATCCATCTTGGTGACGACCAGCCACTCGGTCCCGTTGATCATGTTGCTGTAGCGCAGCAGCGGCAGATCGAGCCAGCCGCAGCGTCGCGGACGGCCGGTCACCGCGCCGTACTCCTGCCCGCGAGCACGGATCAGATCGCTGGTGGAGTCGTGAATCTCGGTGGGGAACGGACCTTCGCCGACCCGCGTCACGTAGGCCTTGGTGACGCCGATGACGCTGCCGATTCTCGTAGGCCCAACGCCGGTGCCCGTCACCGCTCCGCCGGCCGTGGAGGAGGAGGAGGTTACGAAGGGATAGGTTCCGTGGTCGATATCCAGCAACGCGCCCTGCGCCCCTTCGAACATGACCTTTCCGCCGTTGTCGATCTCGTGGTTCAGCATGACCGCCGTATCGGTCACGAAGGGTGCAATCTGCTCGGCGGCGCGCGAGTACTCCTCGTACATCGTCTTGGGGTCCAGCGGCTCCGTGCCGAACAACGCATGAGCAATCGTGTTCTTCTCGTGGCAGGCGTTCTCGATGTGCGTCCGCAACAGCGCCGAGTTCAGCAGGTCCACTACCCGGAGTCCGCTGCGATGCATCTTGTCTTCATAGGCCGGCCCGATGCCGCGGCTGGTCGTTCCGATCTTCGTGCGTCCGGGCGCATTCTCCGCCGCCAGCTCGATCATCCGATGGTAAGGCAGAATCACCTGCGCACGGTTCGAGACGAAGAGCTGACCGTCGACCGGCAGACCCGCGTCCTTCAACTTCTTGACCTCGCTCAAAAACGCCATGGGGTCCAGCACAACGCCGTTGCCGATGACGCCCTTGCACTCCGGTCGCAGAACACCGCATGGAATCAGCTGCAGGACGAACTTTTTGCCTTTGATGATGACCGTATGGCCGGCATTGTGGCCGCCTGCATAGCGCGCAACCACGGAGAACTTCTCCGAAAGCACGTCGACGATCTTGCCTTTGCCCTCATCGCCCCACTGGGCACCCAAAATAACCGCTGATTTGCGTTGATTCACGACGGATGTGTTCTCCAAGGATGGTGGTTGGCCGCAAGACCGGAAGCCCGAAGACGCGCACCGCAACCGGCAAATGCGCGCTGCTATCTATCATATAGCGTCGGTCGCTTCGGCGTTTTGCGTTGCTGCCTTCGGCGTTCTACCCCCGGAGAAAGGACAAAAAAGAGCCCAACCGCCCGGTTTTTTACGGCTGACCGTAGTACAGGCTTCTCGTCCTTGCCGTCATTCCCGCGGTTTCAACACTGACCGCGACCACGTGGGACTGGTTTGGCCGGTCAGACGGCACCGGTTCCACGGTGAGCGTGTAAAACGCGTCCGCCTCCGCAACACAGCGAGTAATCTGCTGCGTGATGTCGTTGCTCGAGTTGAGTGCCTGCCCGCCACTCTGCCTCGCCAGCACCTGCAGCGCAAGATCTCCCGCCTGCGCATCCTGTGGCTTCGATACCGGCTTCAGAAACTCCTCGTAGTAAAATACGCGGGTCGTCGCGGCATCTGCTACGCCAAGCGGATCGATGCTGTAGAGCGTGATCCGAGCCTGCCGGAGTGCCGTGGAGAGATAGACAATCGACGAAAACAGCCCCTGCTGCTCCTTCGCAGTCAGCGTGATATTCGGTCCGCTGAGAATCGGCCAGCCTGGGCTTATCCAGATGACCATCTTCCGTCCCGGCTCCTTCGACTCCGTGGCGGCAAGCATACCGATCGCCTTGAGGGAGAGATCCAGGCGCTCCTCCGCGCCGTAAAAACCCGCCGAGCGCCGTATCGTTCGCAGCTTCGTCACATGCTGATCGAAGTCGGCCAGCAACGCATTTCCGTCACGCGAGGAGCCACTCTGCATCTCTGTCCCCGTGTCGCTGAAGAAGGCCAACGACACAGGATGCGTAAGCTGCCCGCCGTTTTGCAGAAGAAACTTCTTGAGCTGGTCGCGCTCATACGCCACGCGGGTAAACGAAGTATTCACCTCATCCACCAGGAGGATGATCTTCACCGGCTCGGCGGGAGCAGCACTATCCACCGCGCGGAACGAGAGAATCTTTCGGATCTGGTTATTATCGCGCACGACAAAGTCATTCTGCGTGAGGCCGGCTCTGGGCTTTCCCGACCGATCCGTCACCACAACATCCAGCACCAGGTTAGAGTCCCGCGCTTCGGAGATTGGCGCAGAGGCCGCGGGCAACTGGTCCGGCGGCGGCGTGGGAGCTGCCTGCTGCTGGGAGAATGCCGCGAGAGGAAGAAACAAAAGACAGAACAGAACCAGCCGGACCCGATTCAACGCACTCATCACTTCCACCTCTCCACCTCAAAGACCTCTCTTGCAGTCGTGCGGCCTGCGGGATAAAAGCTGCAGGTTGAAACAAAGCGCAGCGGTCGATCACAGCGGTCGATCTTCGACCCTCGCATGAAGGACGCAGCAGCGAGACCGGTAGTTTCAGCAAACTCGCCCGACAGCATATTAGATGCGACAGCATCCTCAAAAACAGCCGCGCCGTACCTTTTTGATGGCGCAGGATGCGACTCTCTCGATATCCTCCTCCTGCGCTTCGGTCCACGGAGATCGGGTGCGAAGCGAGCGCCAGCTTCAACTCAAAACGTATCAGGGCCCAACATGCCTGCATCACGCCTGCTTTATGGCACTACCATCTTCCTCGGCGCGTTCCTTCTCTTCCTGGTTGAGCCGATGGCCGCGAAGCAACTGCTGCCTGTGCTCGGCGGCTCCTCCGCCGTGTGGCTGACATGCCTGGTCTTCTTCCAGGTCACACTGCTGCTCGGCTACCTCTACGCCCACTGGATCACGCGTTGCCAGGCCACCACCTGGCGCCGCCACGTCTATCTGGTCACGCTCGCCGCCGCGGCGGTGCTGCTGATCGCACAAAGATTCGTCCCCACAGAGCCTGCCCAAGGTGTTGGCCACCCCTTCACCACCATCTTCTCGACGCTCGCCTTCACCATCGGCCTGCCATTTCTCTTGCTCAGCGCAACCAGCCCGCTGCTGCAGGTCTGGCTCCAGCGCACAAGGGGCGGCACCATCCCCTACCGCCTCTTCGCACTCTCGAACTTCGGCTCTCTTCTCGCTCTCATCGTCTACCCCTTCGTCGTCGAGCCGCACCTCACCCTGAAGCTCCAGCGGAGTCTCTGGTCGTTCGGCTTCCTCCTCTACGCCGTCTTCTGTGCGACCATCACGCGCCAACTGCCCGCACCTGCGCCGGCTGACACGGTTGAAGAATCGCAAACCCCAGCCCCCGCTCCCGCCAGAGCAAAGTGGCTCTGGTTCCTTCTCCCCATGGCCGCCGCGATGCAGCTCAGCGCAGTCACCAGCCACCTCACCGTCAACATCGCCGCGATCCCGCTCCTCTGGATGCTGCCGCTCGCCATCTACCTGCTCACCTTCATCCTCGCCTTCGAGTTCCCCGCGCTCTACCGTCGCGGCATCGTGGTGCGTCTGCTGGTCGTGATGCTGGCCAGCCTCGGCTACGCTATCTCGAAGACCGACGTGAGCCTTCCCATCGGCATCGCCATCCTCTTCTTCCTCGCAGAGTGCTTCCTCGCCGGACTCTTCTGCCACGCGGAGGCCTACGCCCTACGCCCGGAAAACCCCACCGAGACCACGCTCTTCTACCTGTTGGTCGCCGCAGGAGGAGCAGCAGGAACCTTCTTCATCGGCATCGCCAGCCCAATGATCTTCTCGGCCAACTACGATCTCGCAATCTCGTTCTTCGTCACCGCTGCACTCGCCATCGTCGTCACGTGGAGCGACGGCTGGCCGCAGCGTCTTCTCTGGTCCACCGCCGCCGCGTTGTTGCTCTTCTTCGCCATCATGCTGCACACCGCCTACGCCCGCGAGGCCATCCTCGAGGTTCGCAACTTCTACGGAACCCTCCGCGTCAAGCAGATGGTCGGCCCACACGGGGGCACCGAGCGCATGTTGCTCAACGGCACCATCCAGCACGGCACGCAGCTCTTCGCGCCCGGCCTCACCCGCACGCCCACCACCTACTACGCCGACAACTCCGGCATTGGCCTCGCGCTCCATCACTGCTGCGAATCGCGCCCACGCAACATCGCGGTCATCGGCCTCGGCACCGGCACCATCGCAACCTACGGCACCGCCAGCGACCACATCCGCTTCTACGAGATCAACCCACTCGTACGCCCCGTCGCGCAGAACCTCTTCACCTACCTGCGAGACTCTCCCGCGCAGATCACCTTTGCCGACGGCGATGCACGTACCTCCCTAACCCGCGAGTTGACGCAAGAGTCTCCACAAAACTTCGACGTCATCGCCATCGACGCCTTCTCCGGCGATGCCATCCCCCTCCACCTGCTCACCATCGAGGCAATCGCCCTCTACAAAAGACATCTGGCGCCAAATGGCATCCTGGCCTTCCACGTCTCCAACCAGTACCTCAATCTCGCACCCGAGATCGCGCAGCTCGCCCGCGCCGCCGACATGCAGGCAAAGCTGATCGAAAGCCAGCCCGACGACTCGCTTGGAGCCTATCGTGCCACCTGGATTCTGCTCACCTCGAGTCCCACCTTCTTCGATCAACCCGAGCTCGCAGCCGCTGCCAGCGCCGTCCCCTTAGATTCATTGGACGCACGCCTCCGCGTCTGGACCGACGACTACTCCAGCATCCTGCCCATCCTTCAGTTATCGCATCACTAGAAACTAAGTTGTCCTGCCGACGAGCCTCCTGCGCGGAGTGCGGTCACTTCGTGACAGGTATACCCCTTCGGCTGGTGCTCCCGTTGGTCGCGATAACAATCTTCCGCCGACCAACGGGAGGCCCCGGGCGAAGCCGGTATACACCCCACGAAGTGCGCTACTTCGCCCAGGCCAGGCCGTCCGCCGCATCACCCGCATCGATCAACCGCGCCATCTTCCACTGCCCAAGATCGATCTCCGCCACCTGCCTGCTTCTAAAGCAGGAGACAAACGCAGACTTGCCATCGGGGTTCATCAGGATCTCCGTCGGCCCATCCGCCACGTCGATCGTGCGCGCCACCTGCATCGACGTCAGATCAACCACCGCCACCTGATGCGTCGTTCGCAGCGCCACCAGCAGCCACCGCCCATCGAGCGTCGTCGCCGTCCCGTATCCGACACTCGGCAGCGGAATCCACGTCTTCAACTTATTGGTCGCGGTATCGATCACTGCAAGCTGCGGCTTGGCCTGGTCCGCCGTGAACACCATGCTGTCGTCGCGCGAGATCGCAATCCTCTGCGTATCGGTCGAGACTGGAATAATCGCCAGTGTCTTGCGCGCCTTCATATCCAGCACCGATACCGTGCCCGGTCCCACGTTCGCCGTGTACCCGCGCGAACCATCACGCGACAGCGCCAGCATGTGCGACTGCTCCTGCCCCGTAGGCACGCTGCCGACAATCTTCAAAGTCTTCGGGTCGATAATGCTGATCGTCTTATCCAGCTCCGTCGTCACGTACAGCATCCCGCTGTTCTTGTCATAGATCACGCAGTGCGGCCGCACCCCGTGCCCGAAGTCGATCGTGTGAACAATCTTGTGGCTGGCAAGGTCGATCACCGAAATCTTGCTGCCGTCCGTACCCGGCTTACCCACCCCGGCACTGCCATAGATCGGCACGTACGCCGTCGTTCCGTCGGGCGAAGCCGCCACCTCGTGGCCCGTCACCCCATCCACCAGCACAGTAGCCGTCTGTTTGCCCGCGCCGGGATCGATCAAACTCAGATCTCGATCACCCTGGTTCACCACCAGCAGCAGCGGGCGGGCATCTTGTTCCGCGGGTCTCTGAGAGAACGCAGCCGCTCCGCCAAAGCCCACGAAGAGACAGCCCACAATCGGATACGAAAAAAAGATCTTCTTCATAAGGCCATCAGTATAGCCTCGCGCAACAGCAAAGACTCGAGTGCCTGCCGGTGCGCAGCCATCAACGCCTCCGCATCAAGCTGCTTCATGCGTCTGCCGTTTGCAGCACCCACGCCTCTCCCACCATCTGAACCTTCTCCATTCCCTTCGAAGAGAGCACGACAAAGTCGCGGTTAGTGATGGGCCAGCTCGCTGCGAGTTTGTAGCCCAGATGCTGACGGGCCGCCTCGAGCTCGTCCGGACCGAAGATGCGGCAAGGCAACGTCTTGACAAACGTCTCCAACGTGAAGAAACCTTCGCTGGCTGAGACAGGAACTTTATTCAAAAAGATCATGTAAGGCTTCCGCGGCAGCCGCCCGATGAGCTCTTCAATCGACCAGTCCACATACTGCAGACTCCCCGAACACAACAGCGCATCACACGCCTCGGTCTCTTCCACGTGCTCGTAGAAGCGTAACGAGTGCACCTCCGGCGGCACGCGCCGCCGCCCCTCCCTCACCATCGCCGGCACATCCACAATCTGCCAGCGAAAGTCTTCCGGAAGATCGAGCATCTCTCGAAACGCGTAGAACTTCACTCCGATATGACCGCCAAAATCGGTCACGGCATGGAGATGGTTCTCGCGCATCAGCTTCTGACAGAACACCAGGATCGGCCAGTCGAACGGGTGAATGGTCGAGTACGATTCGATCCCGATCGAGACCAGAGATTCATTGTCGTAGGTTGCGCGGCGCGAAGGCGGAAGTGAGCTCGTTGCCTCGTCGCTGGTGCTGAATCGCCCGCGATAGTGTCCGAACTCCTTGCCGGCTACGAAATCCAGCACCCCGGACTGCCGCAGCTTCTTGTACCCCGGAAAGGTTGAAAGGTTCAAACGTGTCAGAACGCCCGTCATGGTCATGGCACTTCATCCGGTTGTATTTGGGGAGGAACTCAAATATAGGCCGCTTAGGGGCTTGATTCCGTGGTTAATTGTTAATATTGTGTAAATATTCTCTAAGCATTGAGCCACGAACATGCAAAAGGTTAGCGAATTGCTGCGCATTTTGTTGCATGCAATCCTGTATCCATTCACCGGCCTATACTTACAGAAAGTATGCCCGAACTTCCTGAAGTCGAGACCGTCGCGAATGGCGTTCACGCCAGAATCCACGGCCAAACCGTGCGCTCGGTCTGGACCAGCAACAAGCCCCAGACCTTCAAATCTTCGCCCGAAGCGATCGTCGAAGCTCTCACAGGCAGCCGCATCGACCGCGTCCACCGCGTCGGAAAGACGATCGTCGTCGATCTGAGTCGCTC
This window encodes:
- a CDS encoding putative quinol monooxygenase; the encoded protein is MLSFNVRMTFDQSDRDEISEILCHLTAASRKESGCVSYIPHFVEGEACTVLIYEQYDDDAALEHHRGTPHFHQYAIGGLYQKMKERQVENLTAVC
- a CDS encoding nuclear transport factor 2 family protein — encoded protein: MGSGVLLAAMAIGWPAPAAFAGHLQPLHEKKHDAKRQVEALEEQWRQAQLAGDVAAMDKLLSDDYIGISMTGQVNTKMQQLDRMRTRKFVLTKLDLGEMQVKLVGSIAIVTSRAQVEGTNEGVAVQGTYRYTRVYQRLPSGGWKITSFEATRVPGSRDPGNHDAAAPKAASSAPQDGPS
- a CDS encoding methyltransferase, TIGR04325 family, coding for MTMTGVLTRLNLSTFPGYKKLRQSGVLDFVAGKEFGHYRGRFSTSDEATSSLPPSRRATYDNESLVSIGIESYSTIHPFDWPILVFCQKLMRENHLHAVTDFGGHIGVKFYAFREMLDLPEDFRWQIVDVPAMVREGRRRVPPEVHSLRFYEHVEETEACDALLCSGSLQYVDWSIEELIGRLPRKPYMIFLNKVPVSASEGFFTLETFVKTLPCRIFGPDELEAARQHLGYKLAASWPITNRDFVVLSSKGMEKVQMVGEAWVLQTADA
- a CDS encoding HIT family protein — protein: MQRVCAKPGKAQGTSLNRTRQPVRPHPQPEGALPPRYTRRMDRLWTPWRYSYITRSDPQAKSGVPEALSAWPPTEAQDKHCVFCNMIAAVDYAVDHGMDRLAAEKAAHIVWRGQTCFICLNAFPYSTGHLLLLPYQHLDTLAALPVEVAQELMALAQRSELALRQVYLPGGINMGLNLGEAAGAGIAAHMHLHALPRWSGDTNFMTVTAETRVLPEALDVTWEKLRTAF
- a CDS encoding fused MFS/spermidine synthase, with protein sequence MPASRLLYGTTIFLGAFLLFLVEPMAAKQLLPVLGGSSAVWLTCLVFFQVTLLLGYLYAHWITRCQATTWRRHVYLVTLAAAAVLLIAQRFVPTEPAQGVGHPFTTIFSTLAFTIGLPFLLLSATSPLLQVWLQRTRGGTIPYRLFALSNFGSLLALIVYPFVVEPHLTLKLQRSLWSFGFLLYAVFCATITRQLPAPAPADTVEESQTPAPAPARAKWLWFLLPMAAAMQLSAVTSHLTVNIAAIPLLWMLPLAIYLLTFILAFEFPALYRRGIVVRLLVVMLASLGYAISKTDVSLPIGIAILFFLAECFLAGLFCHAEAYALRPENPTETTLFYLLVAAGGAAGTFFIGIASPMIFSANYDLAISFFVTAALAIVVTWSDGWPQRLLWSTAAALLLFFAIMLHTAYAREAILEVRNFYGTLRVKQMVGPHGGTERMLLNGTIQHGTQLFAPGLTRTPTTYYADNSGIGLALHHCCESRPRNIAVIGLGTGTIATYGTASDHIRFYEINPLVRPVAQNLFTYLRDSPAQITFADGDARTSLTRELTQESPQNFDVIAIDAFSGDAIPLHLLTIEAIALYKRHLAPNGILAFHVSNQYLNLAPEIAQLARAADMQAKLIESQPDDSLGAYRATWILLTSSPTFFDQPELAAAASAVPLDSLDARLRVWTDDYSSILPILQLSHH
- a CDS encoding adenylosuccinate synthase, with product MNQRKSAVILGAQWGDEGKGKIVDVLSEKFSVVARYAGGHNAGHTVIIKGKKFVLQLIPCGVLRPECKGVIGNGVVLDPMAFLSEVKKLKDAGLPVDGQLFVSNRAQVILPYHRMIELAAENAPGRTKIGTTSRGIGPAYEDKMHRSGLRVVDLLNSALLRTHIENACHEKNTIAHALFGTEPLDPKTMYEEYSRAAEQIAPFVTDTAVMLNHEIDNGGKVMFEGAQGALLDIDHGTYPFVTSSSSTAGGAVTGTGVGPTRIGSVIGVTKAYVTRVGEGPFPTEIHDSTSDLIRARGQEYGAVTGRPRRCGWLDLPLLRYSNMINGTEWLVVTKMDVMDECAEIPVCTGYKVNGKLTDLIPADMPGYNAIEPVYTRLKGWNSSTEGITEFDKLPPLAQDYLKFIEKESGAKIGMVSTGPDRDQTMSLPAFEDALKA
- a CDS encoding VWA domain-containing protein translates to MSALNRVRLVLFCLLFLPLAAFSQQQAAPTPPPDQLPAASAPISEARDSNLVLDVVVTDRSGKPRAGLTQNDFVVRDNNQIRKILSFRAVDSAAPAEPVKIILLVDEVNTSFTRVAYERDQLKKFLLQNGGQLTHPVSLAFFSDTGTEMQSGSSRDGNALLADFDQHVTKLRTIRRSAGFYGAEERLDLSLKAIGMLAATESKEPGRKMVIWISPGWPILSGPNITLTAKEQQGLFSSIVYLSTALRQARITLYSIDPLGVADAATTRVFYYEEFLKPVSKPQDAQAGDLALQVLARQSGGQALNSSNDITQQITRCVAEADAFYTLTVEPVPSDRPNQSHVVAVSVETAGMTARTRSLYYGQP
- a CDS encoding cytochrome D1 domain-containing protein; translation: MKKIFFSYPIVGCLFVGFGGAAAFSQRPAEQDARPLLLVVNQGDRDLSLIDPGAGKQTATVLVDGVTGHEVAASPDGTTAYVPIYGSAGVGKPGTDGSKISVIDLASHKIVHTIDFGHGVRPHCVIYDKNSGMLYVTTELDKTISIIDPKTLKIVGSVPTGQEQSHMLALSRDGSRGYTANVGPGTVSVLDMKARKTLAIIPVSTDTQRIAISRDDSMVFTADQAKPQLAVIDTATNKLKTWIPLPSVGYGTATTLDGRWLLVALRTTHQVAVVDLTSMQVARTIDVADGPTEILMNPDGKSAFVSCFRSRQVAEIDLGQWKMARLIDAGDAADGLAWAK